The nucleotide window CATTTTCAAACGCCTTGGTCAGGTCATAGCCCGTCTGGGGGCGTTGGTTCAATAGACCTAAAATAATGTATTGTAGTCGATTACGCTGGCCGATGACTGCCATCCCCTTACTTTCGTGAAATTACTTGTGTCTTCATTGAACCAGTTCCCCGCAGAAACATCAAGCGTCAATCACTTAAATCATCAGCAACTGAACCCACACGACTGACAAAATTGTTGACACTGCTGGCAAAACGATTTATAGTAATCAAGTAAATTAAAACATGTAATTAATTACATGTTTGACTCAGCAGAATAGAAACCAATTCATTTTTTAAAGGAGCAGACGACGGATGGCAAAAGAATTTAAAACACTTGATGACTTTTTAGGGACACACTTCATTTATACCTACGATAATGGTTGGGAATACGAATGGTACGCGAAGAACGACCATACCGTTGACTACCGGATCCACGGCGGCATGGTCGCCGGCCGTTGGGTCACCGACCAGGAAGCCAACATTGTGATGCTGGTTCCTGGTATCTACAAAATTGCCTGGACCGAACCAACCGGGACGGACGTCGCTTTGGACTTCGTGCCCAACGAAGGCAAGTTAAATGGGACAATCTTCTTCCCTAAGTGGGTTCAAGACCATCCTGAAATCACGGTTACCTACCAAAACGAACACATTGACGTGATGGAAGCCGCTCGGGAAAAATATGCCACTTACCCTAAACTGGTCGTTCCTGAATTTGCTAAGATCACTTACATGGGTGATGCTGGCCAAAACAACGAAGACGTCATCAGTGAAGCCCCATATCCAAGTCTGCCCGACGACATTCGTGCTGGGAAATACTTTGACGAGAACTATCACCGGTTGAATCAGTAATTACAAGGGACGATTCACGTGCGCTAAGTAGCGGCGCGTGGACCGTCCCTTTTTAGTTCATTACTTTTGCTGTTTTAATTAATATGATAATGCTCCCGAATGTGTTTTATCGCTTCTGAAGTCGTCATCCCAATCACCTCAGAGCCACTATGCCCTTCAAGGGGACTATCAGCGATTACACAACCTGGGAAACTTTTTGAAGGTTGATTTCAAAATCCATTCTGGATTTAGCAGTATACTAAAGACACCTTCACGTAGAAAGTAGGTTTGATACGATTGGCAAATTACATTAAAGAAATTCGCGAATTAGTCGGCCATAAACCGTTGATTCTTAACGCTGCGGCCGGGGTCGCTACTAACGACCAGCATGAGGTTCTGCTTAACCTACGGACCGACACGCACAACTGGAGTCTCCCTGGTGGCTACCTCGAATACGGCGAGACGTTCGACCAAGCTATGGTCCGGGAGTACAAGGAAGACGCCGGTCTTGACGTCGAACTCGTCAAATCGCTGGGGATCTTCGATCAAGGATTCACCAAATACCCCAACGGTGACGTCACCCAGGTCATTTCTCAACTGTACCTAGTCAAACCAGTCGGCGGCCACACGCTAGAAACAGCCACCGATGAGACCCTCGATCTGAAATACTTCTCGTTGGACGACCTGCCACCCCTGTTGAATCAACAGACTACTGATATGTTAGCAGCGGTTCAGGCTTACTTTGGGGACTAATCATTCCAAATTCAAACAACACTACTAAGTCAAAAAGAGCGCCCGTGGATGATAAATCCCAGGCGCTCTTCCTAACCAAAATCTAATCATCCAGTAAAAGTCACTTGGATTTGTCAGAATTGTCCACTTAATTTAACGTCTAATTCTCTAAATCCAAAACCGCATTAAACACTTCCTGTGGTAAATCAATATCGCTGTGGGCGGCCTGCCGCTTGTTCACACTTTGCCGCCGCAACAAGGCTTGCTTCTTAGCGGTACTACGCTTCTCTCCGTTAGCCGCGGCGTTCTTCCGTAACGGTGGCACGTCTACGCGGGACAGCGCCTTCCCTTCCACCACTCCCTGAACGGGCATGGGGTAAAGTTTACGTGGAATTACGAACTTCAATTTGTGGACTAGCTCCTGGGTCACCTTGGGCGCATCCTCCCGGTGAACCACAAAAGATAAGGCGTCTACTTTGGCGTAGTTGACGTGGACCTCAATCTTGACCACGTCAGCAATATCATAGCCTGCCAGCGCTGTCGTCAACGTGGCATAACCGTGGGACACCGACTTCAGCGCGTTGAAGAAATCATAAGCAATTTCCGCGAACGGTAGTTGGTAGACCAGGACCACCAGGTCACCCTGATTGCGCATATCCTGGAGCTCACCGCGATGTTGAGTCGCCAACTTCATGACGTCGCTCAAACTGTCACTAGTAGTTGTAATGGTCGCGGTGGCTAACGGTTCCTCCACGAAATCAATCTGCGAATAGTCTGGGAACTTAATTGGGTTATTCACCACCACGGGTTCCACTGCATTTTTCAAATGCACCCGATACGTGACGTTGGGCGCTGTTGTCAGAACGTCCAACCCGTACTCATCGTGCAGGCGTTCGCGAATAATCTGCAGGTGGAATATGCCTAAGAACCCACAACGGAAACCAGCTCCCAAAGCGTCCGAACTTTCTGGCCGGTAATGAAACGACGTATCGTTCAAGGCCAATTTTTCGACGGCCAGTTGCAGATCGTGGTAGTGGTCCCCCTGTGGATAGAATCCCGCGAAGACCATGGATTGCGATGGTTCATAACCCGGTAAAGCGGTCGCAGTGGGATTGGCGCTAGTCGTCAACGTATCCCCTACGCGCAAAGCTTGCGGATCCTTTAACCCGGTCACCACGTAACCAACATCGCCAGACCGCAACTGTTTAGTAGCCACCCGTTGCGGGGCAAAAATGCCGATTTCGTTCGCAGTGACTGCCTGACCATTCGCCATCAACGTTAGCTTATCGTTGGCGTTCAACACACCATCGACCAGCCGGACGTAAGCAATAATCCCTTTAAAAGCATCGTACTGAGAGTCAAAGACCAACGCTTTTAGTGGCTGCTGCTCATCACCCACTGGCGCTGAAATCCGCGTGTGAATGGCCTCCATGACGTCATGAACGTTGAGCCCCGTCTTAGCGGATATTTTCAGCATTTCTCCGTCCATAAAGTCTGGTGACAGCGCCCGAATCTGCTCGGCGGTCCGGTCAACGTCGGCTGCAGCCGCATCAATCTTATTAATGACGGGAATCACAGTCAGATGATTTTCCTCAGCTAAGCGCAAGTTAGCCACCGTTTGGGCCTGAACACCCTGAGTGGCGTCGACCAGCAACAGCGCACCGTCACTGGCGGCCAGGCTCTTAGAGACTTCATAGGTAAAGTCGACGTGCCCCGGGGTATCGATAAAGTTGTACGCGTACTCCTGACCATCGTCGGCCTGGTAATAGTTCCGCACGGTTCGCGACTTAACGGTCACCCCGTGAGCCTGTTCAACCTGCAGGTCATCCAGCAACTGGGCCTTACTTTCGCGGTCACTGACAGTCTGAGTCTGTTCCATGATGCGGTCGGCCAGGGTCGATTTACCATGGTCGATGTGGGCAATGATAGCAAAATTACGAACGTTAGATTGTTCCATGAATTTCCTCCTGAAAGATGCCGTCAAGGTAATAGCCAAAGGTGCGGCAAGCCTCGGCTTCGAGATTGATTTGAAAGGCGGGAAAAGCCGCCGTCAGCGTCGTGTGATTAAACTGGTCAAGACCAGCCAGGTTCATGAGGCCACTGATAATGGCACTCTGAATCACGAAAAGGTGCGTGGCGGTTTCCACTGATAGACCAGGAACTTGCTGCGCCAAAACGGCCCCTAACTGGGTATTCACGGTATAGAGGGCTTGACGATCCTGCTCTGTGCGCTGGCGGTCGGCGTGGGCCTCTAATACTGGGCCCCGCAAGGCGTTCAGCCGAACCAGCGTGCTGTGGTCATTAATCAGCGTCCGGGTCTCAGCCAACAGCCGCGCTTTGAGCGCCGCTGGCGTGCGCACGGGCTGAACGACGAACTTTTGCGTAAGGTCTGTCAGATACAGACGATACCCCGTCAGTAGGCCCGTCATAAAGATGCTTTCCTTAGTCTGATAGTAGTTAAAGAGCGTTCCCTTAGCGACCCCCGCCGTCTCAGCCAGCTGGGTCATCGAGATATCATTGAAGCTATACTGAGAAAACAGTTGCCAGGCAGCGGTCGCAATTTGTTGGGCCTTAGCAGACTTTTGGTCCCGGCTTAAAACGTTAACCACACAGAATTCCTTCTTCCTAAAATGACCATCAGTCATTTTTCAATCTTGTTATCGTAAACCTCTCGTCCACAACTTGTCAATTAATTTGTGAAAATAGTTATTCCACTTACCTTCTATTAGCGTATAATGACAATATGGTAAAAACTTAATATTTAGGTCGTGTGTGATGCGCAACTTTTTCAATTTTTGTGCATTTAATACCATACATAATTATCACGTCATTTATTCAAACCGGCTTCAGCTAACGCGAAGGGTTATCATGAACGCGGAGCTAGAGCCTTTTTTCGTACCTACCCACTTTTAAGGAGAGAAATTATGAAGAAATGTCCTAATTGTCACCAAGAAGTCGCAGCCGACAGCATTTTCTGTGAACATTGTGGCTACGACCTGCGCCAGGCAACCACCAAATCTGCTGCTCAGCCCAAGTCCAAGGCAAAACGACTGGGACGCCGGCGGAAGAATTCTGCTGCAAAACCTGGTAAGCAACCGAAGTCCAAGTGGTTCAAGCGTAGCGTCTGGGCCATCATTGGCATTGCAGTCATTATTGTCATCGTCCTAGGCGCCTCGTTCTACAACAAACAGGCCGGCAAAGACAAGCAGATTGCCAACATCACTGATATGATCAGCGATAACCAAAGCAACGACCTCGCCAAACTGTTGGTTAGTGATAATCCTAACCTAAAAATCACGGGTGACACCGTTCAACCCCTGTTGACCTATGCACGCACCCATCAGGACTACGTCACCAACATGCGGACGGACCTGCAAAAGAACGGGCAATCTGCTGATCACACGTTTACCCTGATCAAGTCGGGTCACACGATGTTGTTCTTCCCCGTCTACAAATTGAAGGTCACCACCATGCATCCCACCATTTCTACTAACGTCGCCAACGCCACGATTACAGCGAACGGCGATGCCCTGGCCACGTCCAAAAATGACCACTACAGCTACAAGGCGGGCCCACTGTTTCCTGGTCACTATACGTTTAAACTTTCTGGCAGCCAGTCCAACAAGAGCGTCAAAGTCAACCTGATTTCTAGCAGTGACACAACTAAGGACGTTAACCTGAGTGTGAAGACTGCCAAGGCTGGCAAGGACACTACCAACAATACCAATGACGATTCAACTGGTGCCACAACCACGGCTAACGACGACAACAACTCTGGTACCAACACCCACGATTCAGATGGCGATGACCAGGGCAACGGGCGCACATACTCGGACTACGACGACCTATCTTCCGATGGTCAAGATGCCGTTGATCAAATTTACCAAGCTACCGACTACATGGACGACATCGATGACTACGATTACACCACCACGCAGGCCCATGACAACGTTATCCAAGTTAAAGTTTACGACGATGATGACGGTGACCACATGGACACGTTCCGCTACGACAATGCAAACGACATCCTCGCTATCTACAACTCTGATACCGGCCTCTTCGACGAAGTTACTGACCGTTAAAATCCTACCCCCGAAAGGAAGATTCTCCCAATGAAACAGACTTACTACCGTATTTGCTCCAACTGTGGCAACCAAAATAGTGCCGACGCCAACTTTTGCCTCAAGTGTGGGACCACGCTGACCACAGCTGACGACTACGCCATGATTCCCCATGCCGCCGACCAATCGTTTCCACTCTTTGACTTGGAACTGACGCCCGACGAAGTGGCTCAGACCAAAACCTTTATCATTACCAAAGACACCGAAATTCCGACGGGCTACCGAACCGTTGGCATGATTTTCGCCGAAAGTGACGTTGCTCCCCGGGCCGGCGCTAAGGCTGCTTGGGAGGACATGATGAAGCACCTCTACGCCCTACTCTTAGCCAAGGGTTACGCCGGTGCTGCTCGCATCACCATTCAGGCCGAACCCATGTCTCCTGGCCAACTTTGCCTGTATGGCGAAGCTTTAGTTCACGATTCCCAACACTAATTCTGGAGGTTTAATCCATGCATTTAACACCGTTCATGGCTCCCGCGGATAATCAACCCGGCGGCCAATCACATTTCTGTCCCAATTGTGGCCAGCCCGTTGACCCAACGGACACCTTCTGCCAAAACTGCGGGTACAACCTCAATACTGGCCAGGCCTCAGTCGACCAGCCAACGACGCCCGTTCAACCGACGCAAACTGCTGCCGCTACGACGAAGCCTGCCCGGGTACGCAAGCCCCACAAACCGTGGGATAAGAAAAAGAAGCTCAAATGGGGCGGCATTGCCATCGCCGTTGTAGCAATTGCCGGCTTCTTCATCTGGGGTGGCACCCACTACTCCCGCTCGGCCACGTTAGACCGAACCATCAGCCACATCAAGAGTGGTAAGAACATGGCGCCCTACTTCACCACCGCCAGCTCAGATTTGAAACTGTCTAATCAGACGTTACTGCCCGTGAACCGCTATTACAGCGACCACGGCCAAGCACTGAGCGACTTGAAGTCTGCCTTGAACAGTAACGGCCGCAGTGATGATGGCACCATGACTTTTGAAAAGAGCGGCCACCATTTTCTGATTTTCCCCCGCTACAAAATCAACGTTAGTCCGGTCTATCCAACCGTTAAAACCAACCACTCTGGCAACGTCATCAAGCTGGATGGCAAGAAAATTGCCACGGCTAGCGTTGACGGCTACACCAAGAAATTAGACGCCATGGTTCCCGGTGAATACCACCTGGAAGCCTCTGGTACGGTAGGTGGCCACAAACTGGCTAACAGTAGCGACTACCACATCACCACCAGTAAGACCTACAACCTGGAACTGAAGACGATTTCCCTGTCATTTAACACCGTTCCCGGCTCTGCCATCTACTTAAATGGCAAGAAGCTTGGGACCGCGGATAGTAACGGTTCCTACAGTCTGAAGGATGAACCTTGGACTTCTGATATGGCCGTTTACGCGCAATACGCTTCGACCGCTGGTAAAGCAACGACCAACACGGTCAAGCTAAGCGACAGCGATGATCAAGGCAGCGTCGACCTGAAGTATCCTGACGTCATTTCCAACAGTGACGCTGATGACTTCATTAGCAACTTATTCGTAGCCGTTGACGGAATCACCCTTGAAGGTGATATGAGCGATGCTACTGACAGTGACGACAACGACTTGGCTGACTTCTTCACTAACGGTAGTGGTAACTCCGATTACTCTGAGTTAGTCTCCATGGCCAAGGGGTACGCCAACGATGCCGACGTCGACTCTACCGATATGACCACCACCATTAAGGACGTTAAACCTGGTCCAAATGGCACGAGCCTCGTCACATATAACGTGAAGTACGGTTTCTGGTTAGAGGACGCCGACTACACCCACGTTCAGGTCTTGCAATACACCGCAACTGTTAAGGATTCTAACGGTTCCAACTTGGGCTACGTCATTTCCTCTATCGGGCCTGCAACCAAGATCAGCGACTACCATGACAACGACGATTAGCACTTATTCAGGAGGCCACGCATGAACGAACCACAAAAATTCTGTCCCAACTGTGGCCACGCGCTACACGCGGACACACAGTTTTGCCCGCAATGTGGGTATGCCTTAAGCGGCAATACACCCGCAACCGACATCCCCGTAGAGCCAGAAACAACACCAACAGCCACGCGGATGGCGTCCACAACGACGCCCGCCGCAACGAACTTTATATCCTGGTGGTGGACTTCTTTGAAACGGCCGGGACAACCAGTCGCTGGAAGCACCAGCCTATTTGGTATTTTAAACCTAGTCCTGATGGTCATTATTAACACGGCCATGATTACCTCAATGGATAATCGCTACCTTCATTGGTTTAGTGACTATCCAGCGTATCTCAAGCGAATTCCAGGTCTCACGCTACGCTTTTCAGCGATTACCGCCCTTTCAGAGGGGCTGATCGTCCTCGTTGCCGTAGCTATTGGCTTCGGCGTGCGGCGGCTATTAGATCGTGACCAAACCTCCAACAATTTTCTCGAATACGTAAACCAGTTTGGACATACAGCAACTCCTGCAGTAGTCGTCAGTGTTCTGATGCTGCTGATCAGCTTCTTTCAAGATGGGTCTTACGGAACTTTTATTAATGCGAGTCGGTCCCTCTTGGTTCCTGGTTTTCTGCTCCTAAACGGCTGCTTCATCTACAGTCTGGTTCACAATATCAAGACACCCCGCTTTGATAAGCTCTACGCCGCTTTGCTGGGGCAGATTGTTTTAGGGCTGGGCATCACGATCCTAGTAAATCTGTTAAATGCTCTGCGTCTGTTCCCATTCACGCTTTAGGAAAGGAGTCCACCAATGTCCAACGAAACTAATTTTTGTCCAAATTGTGGGACTGCCCTTCCCGCTGGCTCCAGCTTCTGCCCCAATTGTGGGTACCAGTTGGCGCAACCAGCAGCTAGTGAACCGGCCCCAGTCATACCAGAACCAACTCCAGCAGCCGACACTACCGCTAAACCGCAACGCCAAGCGTTAGCCACAGGTACTTTGGCCAGTCGCAACTACTTCTCTTGGTGGTGGGAATCTTTCAAACATCCCCTGTCACCCGTTGAAAATGCCAATCACTTGTTTGGTGTCCTGACAGTCTTGCTCGAAGTGCTCCTAAACACAATTATTCTGTCCATGTTCATGCAACACGCTGTCAATGTCGCCTTGCGCGTGATTGGTTCTGACGGCAATGCCATCAATGGTGGTTCACTGATGACTGCTGTGCGAATGGACTTCTTCATCTGTGTCTTCGCGCTGTATGCGCTGGTGGTCGGCGCGGCCTATGGTTTACGCCGTCTGATCAACGCCCATCAGCCCCTGAATTTCTTCGAGTTCACCAACCACTTCTTTGGGGCGACGAGTTCGATTCTCGCGATTAACCTGGTAGCGTTTCTGATTGCTTCTATTCTGGTGATCAACGCGGCCACGATTACTGACTTGGGGTCATTAGCCTTGCACTACGCGATTCTGGCAACGAGTATCTTCGTACCCAGCATTGCCGTACTGGTTCTCGGCTACTACCTCACAATTATTCGGGACGTGACGCGTCCTCGGCTAGACCCACTTTATACTTGGATCTTAGCTTCCTGCTTACTGTTCGTCATCATTATCATTGTGATTCTGTTAGTGGCACTCTTTACTGCAGCGCCTCTGAGCAGTCTCGGCGATGCCATCGATACCTATTCAGGTTACTAAACCGGTCGCACTCCGGCTTTAATTGTCGTTTAATATCATCACCGCAAAAGATTTACGTACACCATTCATGATGACTAACTGTTAGCACATTAGTCAGTCACGAAATACAGTGTAGGCCGAAAAGGTCACCTCGCGGGGTGACCTTTT belongs to Levilactobacillus yonginensis and includes:
- a CDS encoding phenolic acid decarboxylase, which codes for MAKEFKTLDDFLGTHFIYTYDNGWEYEWYAKNDHTVDYRIHGGMVAGRWVTDQEANIVMLVPGIYKIAWTEPTGTDVALDFVPNEGKLNGTIFFPKWVQDHPEITVTYQNEHIDVMEAAREKYATYPKLVVPEFAKITYMGDAGQNNEDVISEAPYPSLPDDIRAGKYFDENYHRLNQ
- a CDS encoding NUDIX hydrolase, with the translated sequence MANYIKEIRELVGHKPLILNAAAGVATNDQHEVLLNLRTDTHNWSLPGGYLEYGETFDQAMVREYKEDAGLDVELVKSLGIFDQGFTKYPNGDVTQVISQLYLVKPVGGHTLETATDETLDLKYFSLDDLPPLLNQQTTDMLAAVQAYFGD
- the lepA gene encoding translation elongation factor 4, which encodes MEQSNVRNFAIIAHIDHGKSTLADRIMEQTQTVSDRESKAQLLDDLQVEQAHGVTVKSRTVRNYYQADDGQEYAYNFIDTPGHVDFTYEVSKSLAASDGALLLVDATQGVQAQTVANLRLAEENHLTVIPVINKIDAAAADVDRTAEQIRALSPDFMDGEMLKISAKTGLNVHDVMEAIHTRISAPVGDEQQPLKALVFDSQYDAFKGIIAYVRLVDGVLNANDKLTLMANGQAVTANEIGIFAPQRVATKQLRSGDVGYVVTGLKDPQALRVGDTLTTSANPTATALPGYEPSQSMVFAGFYPQGDHYHDLQLAVEKLALNDTSFHYRPESSDALGAGFRCGFLGIFHLQIIRERLHDEYGLDVLTTAPNVTYRVHLKNAVEPVVVNNPIKFPDYSQIDFVEEPLATATITTTSDSLSDVMKLATQHRGELQDMRNQGDLVVLVYQLPFAEIAYDFFNALKSVSHGYATLTTALAGYDIADVVKIEVHVNYAKVDALSFVVHREDAPKVTQELVHKLKFVIPRKLYPMPVQGVVEGKALSRVDVPPLRKNAAANGEKRSTAKKQALLRRQSVNKRQAAHSDIDLPQEVFNAVLDLEN
- a CDS encoding TetR family transcriptional regulator; this encodes MVNVLSRDQKSAKAQQIATAAWQLFSQYSFNDISMTQLAETAGVAKGTLFNYYQTKESIFMTGLLTGYRLYLTDLTQKFVVQPVRTPAALKARLLAETRTLINDHSTLVRLNALRGPVLEAHADRQRTEQDRQALYTVNTQLGAVLAQQVPGLSVETATHLFVIQSAIISGLMNLAGLDQFNHTTLTAAFPAFQINLEAEACRTFGYYLDGIFQEEIHGTI
- a CDS encoding TcaA second domain-containing protein, whose amino-acid sequence is MKKCPNCHQEVAADSIFCEHCGYDLRQATTKSAAQPKSKAKRLGRRRKNSAAKPGKQPKSKWFKRSVWAIIGIAVIIVIVLGASFYNKQAGKDKQIANITDMISDNQSNDLAKLLVSDNPNLKITGDTVQPLLTYARTHQDYVTNMRTDLQKNGQSADHTFTLIKSGHTMLFFPVYKLKVTTMHPTISTNVANATITANGDALATSKNDHYSYKAGPLFPGHYTFKLSGSQSNKSVKVNLISSSDTTKDVNLSVKTAKAGKDTTNNTNDDSTGATTTANDDNNSGTNTHDSDGDDQGNGRTYSDYDDLSSDGQDAVDQIYQATDYMDDIDDYDYTTTQAHDNVIQVKVYDDDDGDHMDTFRYDNANDILAIYNSDTGLFDEVTDR
- a CDS encoding zinc ribbon domain-containing protein translates to MKQTYYRICSNCGNQNSADANFCLKCGTTLTTADDYAMIPHAADQSFPLFDLELTPDEVAQTKTFIITKDTEIPTGYRTVGMIFAESDVAPRAGAKAAWEDMMKHLYALLLAKGYAGAARITIQAEPMSPGQLCLYGEALVHDSQH
- a CDS encoding zinc ribbon domain-containing protein → MHLTPFMAPADNQPGGQSHFCPNCGQPVDPTDTFCQNCGYNLNTGQASVDQPTTPVQPTQTAAATTKPARVRKPHKPWDKKKKLKWGGIAIAVVAIAGFFIWGGTHYSRSATLDRTISHIKSGKNMAPYFTTASSDLKLSNQTLLPVNRYYSDHGQALSDLKSALNSNGRSDDGTMTFEKSGHHFLIFPRYKINVSPVYPTVKTNHSGNVIKLDGKKIATASVDGYTKKLDAMVPGEYHLEASGTVGGHKLANSSDYHITTSKTYNLELKTISLSFNTVPGSAIYLNGKKLGTADSNGSYSLKDEPWTSDMAVYAQYASTAGKATTNTVKLSDSDDQGSVDLKYPDVISNSDADDFISNLFVAVDGITLEGDMSDATDSDDNDLADFFTNGSGNSDYSELVSMAKGYANDADVDSTDMTTTIKDVKPGPNGTSLVTYNVKYGFWLEDADYTHVQVLQYTATVKDSNGSNLGYVISSIGPATKISDYHDNDD
- a CDS encoding zinc-ribbon domain-containing protein; translation: MNEPQKFCPNCGHALHADTQFCPQCGYALSGNTPATDIPVEPETTPTATRMASTTTPAATNFISWWWTSLKRPGQPVAGSTSLFGILNLVLMVIINTAMITSMDNRYLHWFSDYPAYLKRIPGLTLRFSAITALSEGLIVLVAVAIGFGVRRLLDRDQTSNNFLEYVNQFGHTATPAVVVSVLMLLISFFQDGSYGTFINASRSLLVPGFLLLNGCFIYSLVHNIKTPRFDKLYAALLGQIVLGLGITILVNLLNALRLFPFTL
- a CDS encoding zinc-ribbon domain-containing protein — its product is MSNETNFCPNCGTALPAGSSFCPNCGYQLAQPAASEPAPVIPEPTPAADTTAKPQRQALATGTLASRNYFSWWWESFKHPLSPVENANHLFGVLTVLLEVLLNTIILSMFMQHAVNVALRVIGSDGNAINGGSLMTAVRMDFFICVFALYALVVGAAYGLRRLINAHQPLNFFEFTNHFFGATSSILAINLVAFLIASILVINAATITDLGSLALHYAILATSIFVPSIAVLVLGYYLTIIRDVTRPRLDPLYTWILASCLLFVIIIIVILLVALFTAAPLSSLGDAIDTYSGY